The Acidimicrobiales bacterium sequence TCGGCACGGATCGCCGCTTCCTCGCGAAGCAACTCCCCGATGTCGAGGAGTTCCTGCACTACCGGTCCGTCGACGTGTCGACGCTCAAGGAACTCGCCCGGCGCTGGCATCCCGAGGCGTTCGCGTCGGCCCCCAAGAAGGCGGCGGGCCATCGGGCGCTCGACGACATCCGCGAGAGCCTCGACGAGCTCCGTCACTATCGCGCCGCCCTTTTCGTGAGTTCCGCGTCATCCCAATAGGGTGCCCGGGTGCCCGAACCCGTGTACCGCAAACAAGAACAGGAACCCGCCTCCGAGGAGGTGACCGAAGTCGCGCCCGGCATCCTGCGCATGCAGCTGCCGATCTCGATGCCCGGGCTCGGTCACGTCAACACCTACGCCCTGGAGGACGAGCACGGATTCGCCCTGGTCGACCCGGGCCTCCCCGGTCCGGAGTCGTGGGAGGCGCTGATGCGGCGGCTGAAGACGGCGGGGATCCCGCTGGCGCGGGTCCACACGGCGATCGTCACCCACTCGCACCCGGACCACTTCGGGGGCGCGGACCAGCTCCACGAGGACGCCGGCGCCGAGGTGTTGACCCACGAGTCCTTCCGCTCGATGGTCACCGAAGCCAACGACGACATCGACATGGATCTCCTGGACGCCAGCGAGGACGAACTGCTCGAGATCTGGAAGCGTCGCTTCGAGGAGTTCGAGCCGACGCCGTGGGGCACCCGCCGCGAGCCGCCGCCCGACGAGGCGATCCGCCGGTGGATCGTCATGGGCGAGGGGGGCCACAAGCGCTTCCGCGGGCCCGAGCCGACCGTACGCGTCGCGGACGACGAGGCCGTGCGCCTGGCCGGACGGGACTGGTTCGCGGTCCACACCCCGGGTCACACCATCGACCATCTCTGCCTCTGGGACCCGGAGCACGGTGTCCTCCTGGCCGGCGACCAC is a genomic window containing:
- a CDS encoding MBL fold metallo-hydrolase is translated as MPEPVYRKQEQEPASEEVTEVAPGILRMQLPISMPGLGHVNTYALEDEHGFALVDPGLPGPESWEALMRRLKTAGIPLARVHTAIVTHSHPDHFGGADQLHEDAGAEVLTHESFRSMVTEANDDIDMDLLDASEDELLEIWKRRFEEFEPTPWGTRREPPPDEAIRRWIVMGEGGHKRFRGPEPTVRVADDEAVRLAGRDWFAVHTPGHTIDHLCLWDPEHGVLLAGDHVLPTITPHIAGSTEVDDPLATFFASLDKVAALPGLTCALPAHGHPFEDLAGRCTHIREHHDDRLQILRDAAEDNIDAPVQAWMKVLFKERSWGEMAASETYAHLEHLRVIGEAATRRDDDGLLRFTLPAA